A region of Lycium barbarum isolate Lr01 chromosome 1, ASM1917538v2, whole genome shotgun sequence DNA encodes the following proteins:
- the LOC132627258 gene encoding uncharacterized protein LOC132627258: MEDWEDVPVPDLLKKVQPRSKWDDEDADDNDVKDSWEDEDEPALAPKPELPVEKAPKKPAAKSIEKKGKEVKVDTMEVPLDPVAEKLRQQRLVEEADYRSTAELFSRKGGDDKILNNFIPKSKSDFLEYAELISHKLRPYEKSYHYIGLLKNVMRLSMTVLKGQDAKDIASSVTAMANEKIKAEKEANASKKKSGAKKKQIHVDKPDDEAVVNAYDGYDDYDFM; the protein is encoded by the exons ATGGAAGATTGGG AGGATGTACCAGTTCCAGATCTTCTCAAAAAGGTGCAACCAAGGAGCAAGTGGGATGATGAAGATGCGGATGATAATGACGTAAAGGACTCCTGGGAAGATGAAGATGAACCTGCTCTG GCACCTAAACCAGAACTGCCTGTTGAGAAAGCCCCTAAAAAGCCTGCTGCCAAATCCATTGAAAAGAAAGGCAAGGAGGTTAAAGTTGATACCATGGAGGTGCCTCTAGATCCAGTAGCTGAAAAACTTCGTCAACAAAG GCTTGTGGAAGAAGCTGATTATAGGTCCACAGCAGAATTGTTTTCTAGGAAAGGTGGTGATGATAAGATCCTAAATAATTTTATTCCTAAGAGCAAGAGTGATTTCTTGGAATATGCTGAACTAATTTCTCATAAGCTGCGGCCATATGAG AAAAGTTACCATTACATCGGACTGCTCAAGAATGTTATGAGACTGTCGATGACTGTGTTGAAAGGGCAAGATGCTAAAGATATTGCTTCTTCTGTTACTGCCATGGCAAACGAGAAGATTAAAGCTGAAAAGGAAGCCAATGCGAGTAAAAAGAAGTCAG GTGCAAAGAAGAAGCAGATTCATGTTGATAAGCCAGATGATGAAGCAGTAGTTAATGCATACGATGGTTATgacgattatgatttcatgtgA